One window of the Salvia splendens isolate huo1 chromosome 1, SspV2, whole genome shotgun sequence genome contains the following:
- the LOC121752283 gene encoding putative ABC transporter C family member 15, producing MVVNERIFSSVTNLALLQFEVAWPEMISPCHWEEASIIMQLGFLAILLLSCIRNNLDYFSKIRKNPRDVEKYSTDGKYGPSYRISIICSIVMLITQVVTLLAWKHSRCGSEVSVLSSRLMQVISWTITLIVLYRIRSRKQLKFPWILRFWWISSFLLCLARAMIDAHCLVINHDQLGLQEYDDMINVAASFCLLILSIRGKAAVILSTTEDNIVAPLLNGKREKNSEVKRDNPYGKATFIQLVTFSWLNPLFEFGFKKPLDQDEVPDVDTKDSAAFLSQDFDQCLKHVKERDGSDIPSLYKAMYIFARKKAAINALFAITSAGASYVGPYLINYFVEFLNEKKFRSLGSGYLLVLGFLGAKLVETIAQRQWIFGARQLGLRLRAALISQIYKKGLILSSQSRQSRSSGEIINFMSVDVQRITDFIWYLNTIWMLPVQISLAIFILHMNLGNGAIVGLAATLIVMSGNIPLTRIQKRYQTKIMDAKDNRMKSTSEVLRNMKTLKLQAWDSHYLLKLIDLRKIEHNWLWKSLRLSALTAFIFWGSPTFISVITFGGCVLMGIPLTAGRVLSALATFRMLQDPIFNLPDLLNVIAQGKVSVDRISSYLQEDEIKSGAVEFVPRNETERHVEIDGGVFSWDMEQGGNPTLDHIQLKVKKGMKVAICGTVGSGKSSLLACILGEMHKLSGTVKISGDKAYVPQSPWILTGDIRENILFGKPYESDKYNRTIEACALEKDFELFAAGDMTEIGERGINMSGGQKQRIQIARAVYQDAEIYLLDDPFSAVDAHTGSQLFKDCLMGILKDKTILYVTHQVEFLPAADLILVMQNGKIAQAGTFDELLKQNIGFEVLVGAHSDALDSVMTMESSSRTTEFAAVENEIDADANIKQEFPHTKQDSEHNLSIEITEREGRLVQDEEREKGSIGREVYMAYLTTVKGGALVPIILLAQSSFQVLQVLSNYWMAWACPTGDDELVDGMNFILLVYTLLSVGSAFCVLLRASLVAIAGLSTAEKLFSNMLNSVLRAPMAFFDSTPTGRILNRVSTDQSVLDLEMANKLGWCAFSIIQLLGTIAVMSQVAWEVFVIFIPVTAICIWYQRYYIPTARELARLAGIERAPILHHFAESLTGAATIRAFDQQARFTDANLCLIDNHSRPWFHNVSAMEWLSFRLNQLANFVFAFSLLLLVTLPEGVINPSIAGLAVTYGINLNVQQASVIWNICNAENKMISVERILQYSNLTSEAPLVIEDSRPPLNWPDFGTICFTNLQIRYAEHLPSVLKNITCTFPGRKKVGVVGRTGSGKSTLIQAIFRVVEAREGSIVIDDVDISKIGLHDLRSRLSIIPQDPTMFEGTIRGNLDPLERHSDNQIWEALDKCQLGDIVRQKPDKLESSVVENGENWSVGQRQLFCLGRALLKKSSILVLDEATASVDSATDGAIQKIISQEFQDRTVVTIAHRIHTVIDSDLVLVLSDGRIAEYDSPAKLLERENSFFSKLIKEYSMRSHGINGVPKLQRLH from the exons atggtgGTGAATGAACGAATTTTCAGCAGTGTAACAA ATTTAGCGCTTCTCCAATTTGAAGTAGCATGGCCAGAGATGATCTCCCCATGCCACTGGGAAGAAGCCAGTATAATCATGCAACTTGGATTCTTGGCGATTTTGTTGCTTTCCTGCATAAGAAATAATTTAGATTATTTCAGCAAAATAAGAAAGAATCCGAGGGATGTAGAAAAATACTCAACAGATGGAAAATATGGGCCCTCCTACAGAATCAGTATCATCTGTTCCATCGTAATGCTCATTACTCAAGTTGTGACATTGCTGGCATGGAAACACAGTCGGTGTGGATCAGAAGTCTCAGTTCTTTCATCAAGGTTGATGCAGGTGATATCATGGACAATCACATTGATTGTCCTTTACAGAATACGAAGCAGGAAGCAACTCAAGTTTCCATGGATCTTGAGATTCTGGTGGATTTCTAGCTTTCTTTTATGTCTTGCTCGTGCAATGATTGATGCTCATTGCCTGGTAATAAACCATGATCAACTTGGGTTGCAAGAATATGATGATATGATCAATGTTGCAGCTTCTTTCTGTCTTCTTATTCTGTCCATCCGAGGTAAGGCAGCCGTAATTCTTAGCACAACAGAGGACAACATTGTTGCTCCCCTTCTGAATgggaaaagagaaaagaatTCAGAAGTGAAGAGAGACAATCCTTATGGAAAAGCCACCTTCATCCAGCTTGTCACCTTCTCTTGGCTTAACCCGCTGTTTGAGTTTGGATTCAAGAAGCCGCTTGACCAGGATGAAGTCCCGGATGTAGATACCAAGGATTCTGCAGCTTTTCTATCTCAGGACTTCGATCAATGCCTCAAGCacgtaaaggaaagagatgggaGTGATATACCATCTCTGTACAAGGCAATGTACATTTTTGCAAGGAAGAAAGCAGCTATTAATGCACTTTTTGCCATCACTAGTGCAGGAGCATCTTATGTAGGACCTTACCTTATCAATTACTTTGTAGAATTCCTGAATGAGAAGAAATTTAGGAGTCTTGGAAGTGGATACCTACTTGTGTTAGGCTTCCTCGGGGCGAAACTGGTTGAAACGATAGCACAGAGGCAGTGGATTTTCGGTGCTCGGCAGCTTGGACTTCGCCTGAGAGCTGCTTTGATCTCTCAGATATACAAAAAGGGGCTCATCTTGTCAAGCCAGTCGCGTCAGAGCCGAAGCAGCGGGGAGATCATCAATTTCATGAGCGTTGATGTACAAAGGATCACGGACTTCATATGGTACTTGAATACAATATGGATGCTGCCAGTACAAATCTCCCTAGCAATCTTCATTCTCCATATGAATCTTGGAAATGGAGCTATAGTCGGGTTGGCTGCAACTCTGATAGTGATGTCTGGCAACATTCCATTGACAAGAATCCAGAAGCGATACCAAACGAAGATCATGGATGCCAAAGACAACCGCATGAAATCCACGTCAGAAGTTCTTAGAAACATGAAGACTCTCAAACTGCAAGCATGGGACAGTCATTATCTTCTGAAGCTTATTGACTTGAGAAAGATAGAGCATAACTGGCTATGGAAGTCACTTAGACTGTCTGCATTAACCGCGTTTATCTTCTGGGGTTCGCCAACTTTCATCTCGGTCATCACTTTTGGTGGATGTGTACTGATGGGAATTCCACTCACTGCTGGAAGAGTGTTGTCGGCTTTGGCTACATTCAGAATGCTTCAAGATCCCATTTTCAATCTGCCTGATTTGCTCAATGTGATTGCTCAGGGAAAAGTATCTGTAGATAGAATTTCTTCATACCTGCAGGAAGATGAAATCAAGTCAGGTGCAGTTGAATTCGTTCCAAGGAACGAGACAGAGCGTCATGTGGAGATTGATGGAGGAGTATTCAGCTGGGACATGGAACAGGGAGGGAATCCGACCCTCGATCATATACAGTTGAAGGTGAAAAAGGGAATGAAGGTGGCCATATGTGGCACCGTTGGATCAGGGAAATCAAGTTTGCTAGCATGCATACTCGGTGAGATGCACAAACTATCAGGGACAGTGAAGATCAGCGGTGACAAGGCCTACGTCCCTCAGTCGCCATGGATATTGACAGGTGATATCAGAGAGAATATACTCTTTGGAAAGCCGTATGAGAGTGATAAGTACAACAGAACAATTGAAGCTTGTGCTCTGGAAAAGGATTTTGAGCTCTTTGCCGCTGGAGACATGACAGAAATAGGTGAGAGAGGCATCAATATGAGTGGTGGCCAGAAGCAGAGAATACAGATTGCACGCGCTGTCTACCAGGATGCTGAAATCTATCTTCTTGATGATCCTTTCAGTGCCGTGGATGCTCACACTGGCTCACAACTCTTTAAG GATTGCTTGATGGGAATTCTCAAGGATAAAACTATACTTTATGTTACTCACCAAGTAGAATTCCTTCCTGCAGCTGACCTCATTCTG GTGATGCAAAACGGGAAAATTGCACAAGCTGGGACGTTTGATGAATTATTGAAGCAAAATATCGGGTTCGAAGTTTTAGTTGGTGCTCACAGTGATGCTCTAGATTCAGTTATGACCATGGAGAGCTCAAGTAGAACCACAGAGTTTGCAGCAGTGGAGAATGAAATAGACGCAGATGCCAACATAAAGCAAGAATTTCCTCATACTAAGCAAGATTCAGAGCACAATCTAAGCATTGAAATAACAGAGAGAGAAGGCAGGTTGGTGCaggatgaagagagagagaaaggaagcATTGGGAGAGAAGTCTACATGGCTTACTTGACCACTGTGAAAGGCGGTGCATTAGTTCCAATCATCCTTCTtgcacaatcatcattccaagTGTTGCAGGTGCTCAGCAACTACTGGATGGCTTGGGCTTGTCCAACAGGAGACGACGAGCTAGTTGATGGAATGAACTTCATACTACTGGTTTACACACTTCTTTCTGTGGGAAGTGCATTCTGTGTGCTACTCCGTGCTTCTTTAGTCGCCATAGCAGGTCTGAGCACGGCAGAAAAGCTCTTCAGCAACATGCTGAACAGTGTTCTCCGCGCTCCAATGGCATTCTTTGACTCAACCCCTACAGGAAGAATCCTAAACCGA GTTTCCACAGATCAAAGCGTGTTGGACTTGGAAATGGCGAACAAGTTAGGTTGGTGCGCCTTCTCAATAATTCAGCTGCTTGGAACTATAGCTGTCATGTCACAAGTTGCGTGGGAAGTTTTCGTCATATTCATTCCAGTGACGGCTATCTGCATCTGGTACCAG AGATATTACATACCAACAGCAAGAGAGCTAGCGCGTCTTGCAGGAATTGAAAGAGCTCCAATCCTTCATCATTTTGCAGAATCACTGACTGGAGCAGCAACCATCCGTGCTTTTGACCAGCAGGCGCGCTTCACTGATGCTAACCTCTGCCTCATCGACAACCATTCAAGACCATGGTTTCATAATGTATCTGCCATGGAGTGGCTTTCTTTCAGACTAAACCAGTTGGCCAATTTCGTCTTTGCCTTTTCACTACTCTTGCTAGTTACCCTCCCTGAAGGGGTCATAAACCCAA GCATTGCAGGACTTGCAGTCACCTACGGTATAAATTTAAATGTTCAACAAGCTTCAGTCATATGGAATATATGCAATGCAGAAAACAAAATGATATCCGTCGAGCGGATTCTTCAGTACTCAAACCTCACAAGTGAAGCCCCGCTGGTTATAGAAGACAGCCGACCTCCATTAAACTGGCCAGATTTTGGAACTATTTGCTTTACGAATTTGCAg ATACGCTATGCTGAGCATCTCCCATCTGTGTTGAAAAACATCACCTGCACTTTCCCTGGGAGGAAGAAAGTAGGGGTTGTGGGAAGGACGGGTAGTGGGAAATCGACCCTCATACAGGCCATCTTCCGTGTTGTGGAAGCAAGAGAAGGCAGCATTGTCATTGATGATGTCGACATATCTAAGATAGGCCTTCATGATCTCAGATCAAGGCTCAGTATCATTCCACAGGATCCAACCATGTTCGAAGGAACTATCCGAGGCAATCTTGACCCCTTAGAGCGACACTCAGACAACCAAATCTGGGAG GCGTTGGATAAATGCCAACTCGGGGATATAGTGCGTCAAAAGCCAGATAAGCTGGAAAGTTCAG TGGTGGAGAATGGAGAGAACTGGAGCGTTGGCCAGAGGCAGCTGTTCTGTCTCGGAAGAGCTTTGCTAAAGAAAAGCAGCATCCTCGTCCTGGATGAGGCGACTGCATCAGTCGACTCAGCAACTGACGGAGCTATACAGAAGATCATCAGTCAAGAATTCCAAGACAGGACAGTGGTCACAATAGCTCACAGAATCCACACAGTTATAGACAGTGATCTGGTCTTAGTGCTGAGTGATG GGAGAATAGCAGAGTATGACTCGCCAGCTAAGTTACTGGAAAGAGAGAATTCATTCTTCTCCAAACTGATCAAGGAGTACTCCATGAGATCTCACGGTATTAACGGCGTACCAAAGCTGCAGCGTCTCCATTAA
- the LOC121752291 gene encoding uncharacterized protein LOC121752291, protein MAVVMTAASSSLSAVRSEATTAGNGAPAPENRKPSSARPLLSVSKPTWIVRTESNVRKEHIAPPVPPCVVCRGCGRVDCYNCNGRGRTNQIELAMLPKGEWPKWCRSCGGSGLAYCARCLGTGEYRYIMGFQFMNKDDGDPPKDNPRNHRRSSHTFSDLLLNNDHTDSDAGNSIL, encoded by the exons ATGGCGGTGGTGATGACAGCAGCATCTTCATCGTTATCCGCCGTCAGATCGGAAGCCACGACTGCGGGCAACGGTGCACCAGCTCCAGAGAACCGGAAGCCGTCGTCGGCGAGGCCTCTTCTATCGGTGTCGAAGCCTACTTGGATCGTCAGAACCGAG TCAAATGTTCGGAAAGAACACATAGCACCACCGGTTCCACCATGTGTTGTGTGTAGAGGATGTGGTAGAGTTGATTGCTACAACTGCAATGGAAGAG GACGGACAAATCAGATCGAACTGGCAATGCTTCCTAAAGGAGAATGGCCAAAATG GTGCAGGAGCTGCGGCGGCAGTGGTCTTGCTTACTGTGCGCGGTGTTTGGGGACTGGAGAGTACAGGTATATAATGGGATTTCAGTTCATGAACAAAGATGATGGTGATCCACCCAAAGATAACCCAAGGAATCATCGCCGGAGTTCCCATACATTCTCTGACCTCTTACTGAATAATGATCATACTGATTCAGATGCTGGGAACTCAATATTGTGA